In Entelurus aequoreus isolate RoL-2023_Sb linkage group LG02, RoL_Eaeq_v1.1, whole genome shotgun sequence, one genomic interval encodes:
- the aph1b gene encoding gamma-secretase subunit Aph-1b produces the protein MTAPVFFGCTFIAFGPAIALFLFTIAREPLRVIFLIAGAFFWLVSLLLSSLVWFISFQISNKDSEAQQKGLLIFGVVLSVLLQETFRFGYYKLLKKANEGLLTLSQEETMPISIRQLAYVSGLGFGFMSGAFSVVNILADSVGPGTVGIHGDSQHYFLSSAFMTMAIILLHMFWGVIFFDACEKKRWWALAAVVISHLLVSCLTLQNPQYVGSLVPTYIILFLMGMWAFYAAGGSLRNLKLCLTCKDKDFLLANHRPR, from the exons ATGACGGCGCCGGTGTTTTTTGGCTGTACTTTCATTGCCTTCGGCCCTGCTATTGCACTGTTCCTGTTTACCATCGCCCGGGAACCTCTGCGGGTCATTTTTCTCATAGCTGG AGCATTTTTCTGGCTAGTTTCTCTCCTGCTGTCTTCTCTGGTTTGGTTCATCTCCTTTCAGATCAGTAATAAGGACAGTGAAGCACAGCAGAAAGGTCTCCTCATCTTTGGTGTGGTGCTGTCTGTCTTACTGCAGGAGACCTTCCGTTTTGGTTACTATAAACTGCTGAA GAAAGCAAATGAAGGGCTCCTCACCCTCAGTCAGGAGGAGACCATGCCCATCTCCATAAGACAACTGGCCTATG TGTCCGGCCTTGGCTTTGGATTTATGAGTGGAGCTTTTTCTGTGGTGAACATTCTGGCTGACTCTGTTGGCCCGGGCACTGTTGGGATTCATGGAGACTCACAACACTACTTCTTGTCTTCAG CATTTATGACGATGGCCATCATCCTTCTGCACATGTTCTGGGGTGTCATTTTCTTCGACGCCTGCGAAAAGAAGCGCTGGTGGGCATTGGCTGCTGTTGTCATCAGCCATTTGCTCGTTTCCTGTCTG ACTTTACAGAATCCACAGTACGTGGGCAGCCTGGTTCCCACCTACATCATCTTGTTCCTAATGGGTATGTGGGCCTTTTACGCTGCTGGTGGGTCGCTCAGGAACCTCAAACTTTGCCTCACCTGCAAGGACAAAGACTTCCTGCTCGCCAACCACCGGCCCAGATAA